The following proteins come from a genomic window of Gimesia chilikensis:
- a CDS encoding DUF255 domain-containing protein: MLSASEENPQEPKQEAKSAPQEKQFTNRLAKETSPYLLLHQHNPVDWYPWGPEAFEKAKQENKVIFLSVGYSSCYWCHVMERLVFEDPKIAKYMNENFVNIKVDREERPDIDDIYMTSLSVYFHLIGAPSGGGWPLSMFLTPDREPFAGGTYFPPTDQGGQMSFPRVLQKVHQLWGENKEQVQQSATIIAKEVARLQQEEGAKEAIPLENRLVIAGVRSINASYDAEYGGIDFSEVTPNAPKFPTSSKLVLLQYDIQAAEQNPTSAESAKVLYHTLDAMANGGIYDHLGGGFHRYSTDRYWHVPHFEKMLYDNGQLAGLYARAFEQTGKPQYKQVSEGIVDFVLRELTDPQGGFYSALDAETDGVEGEHYAWSQEELKTILGEDYPLFAEFYGLNEPVRFDHGYVLHRVTTLEKLAEKHNTGADELASQLAESRQKLHAVRNQRKPLLKDDKILTSWNGLMIEGMATAGRVLKRPDYTSAAEKAAQFILDQMRDKEGHLYRSYRSGEAHLNAYLDDYAFFTQGLLALHQATGKQQWLDEARKLTDLQITLFWDQKEHGFFFTTHDHEQLIARTKNAYDAAIPSGNSISARNLIQLSELTGEARYRQHADETLQLFGRVIKRYPNRCAQLVQAVGEYLQTPADQKQSAVSLSTGGFVELVEAPDQLVSVNPGLELLAAAGLGQTGQQKKLVKANAYLSVDKLPAGKKCKVAIVLTIEDGWHINQNPSSPDFLVPTTFSIKSAQNIKLTDIKYPAGHKFEVAGFDEPLLVYEKQAIIRGTLEIPASAAGKEEALELNIKYQACNDQTCIRPTTVSLKGKFKVAASGEAVRQVNQKWFKTESGN; this comes from the coding sequence ATGTTATCTGCCAGCGAAGAGAACCCGCAGGAACCGAAACAGGAAGCAAAGTCTGCACCCCAGGAAAAGCAGTTTACGAACCGGCTGGCCAAAGAGACCAGCCCTTACCTGTTGCTGCATCAGCACAACCCGGTGGACTGGTATCCCTGGGGGCCCGAAGCCTTCGAAAAGGCGAAGCAGGAAAACAAGGTGATCTTCCTCTCGGTCGGCTACAGCAGCTGTTACTGGTGCCACGTGATGGAGCGGCTCGTTTTTGAAGATCCCAAAATCGCGAAATACATGAACGAGAACTTTGTGAACATCAAAGTCGATCGTGAAGAACGTCCCGACATCGATGATATCTACATGACTTCACTCTCTGTCTATTTTCATCTCATCGGTGCCCCTTCTGGCGGAGGCTGGCCGCTGTCGATGTTCCTCACCCCCGATCGCGAGCCCTTTGCCGGCGGCACTTATTTTCCACCCACCGATCAGGGAGGCCAGATGAGTTTCCCCCGCGTGCTGCAGAAGGTGCATCAGCTCTGGGGAGAAAACAAAGAACAGGTCCAGCAGAGCGCGACAATCATCGCTAAAGAAGTCGCCCGCCTGCAGCAGGAAGAAGGAGCCAAGGAAGCAATTCCCCTGGAAAACCGGCTGGTCATCGCGGGCGTTCGTTCCATCAATGCCAGTTACGATGCCGAATACGGCGGGATCGATTTTTCGGAAGTGACTCCCAACGCTCCCAAGTTTCCCACGTCCTCGAAACTGGTTCTGCTGCAGTACGACATTCAGGCCGCCGAACAGAACCCGACGTCAGCGGAATCGGCAAAGGTGCTGTATCACACACTGGACGCGATGGCCAACGGCGGAATTTACGATCACCTCGGCGGTGGATTTCATCGCTATAGTACCGATCGCTACTGGCACGTGCCCCACTTCGAAAAAATGCTCTACGATAACGGTCAGCTGGCCGGTCTCTATGCCCGCGCTTTCGAACAGACGGGTAAGCCGCAGTACAAACAGGTCTCTGAAGGGATCGTCGATTTCGTGCTGCGTGAGCTGACCGATCCGCAGGGCGGTTTTTATTCCGCGCTGGATGCTGAAACTGATGGCGTCGAAGGCGAACACTATGCCTGGTCGCAGGAAGAACTGAAAACCATTCTGGGAGAGGACTACCCGCTCTTCGCCGAATTTTATGGATTGAATGAGCCCGTCCGCTTCGATCATGGGTACGTGCTGCACCGCGTTACCACGCTGGAGAAGCTCGCCGAAAAACACAACACCGGTGCGGACGAACTGGCTTCACAACTGGCCGAGTCGCGTCAGAAACTGCACGCCGTTCGTAATCAGCGTAAGCCGCTGCTCAAGGATGATAAAATCCTGACCAGCTGGAATGGTCTGATGATTGAAGGCATGGCGACCGCAGGTCGTGTGTTGAAACGACCCGATTACACCTCCGCTGCAGAAAAAGCAGCACAGTTCATTCTCGATCAGATGCGCGATAAAGAGGGACACCTCTATCGCAGCTACCGTAGTGGCGAAGCCCATCTCAACGCTTACCTGGATGATTATGCATTTTTCACACAGGGACTGCTGGCATTGCACCAGGCAACCGGCAAACAGCAGTGGCTGGACGAAGCCCGCAAACTGACCGATTTGCAGATCACCCTCTTCTGGGATCAGAAAGAGCACGGCTTCTTCTTCACCACCCACGACCATGAGCAATTGATTGCCCGTACGAAAAACGCGTACGACGCTGCAATCCCTTCCGGTAACAGCATCAGTGCCCGTAATCTGATTCAGCTTTCCGAGTTGACAGGGGAGGCCCGCTATCGCCAACACGCCGATGAGACACTGCAGCTGTTTGGGCGAGTGATTAAACGCTACCCGAATCGCTGTGCCCAGCTCGTTCAGGCGGTAGGAGAATATCTGCAGACACCCGCTGATCAGAAGCAGTCCGCAGTCTCCCTTTCAACAGGCGGATTCGTAGAGCTGGTAGAAGCACCGGATCAGCTGGTCTCGGTCAATCCGGGACTCGAACTGCTGGCTGCAGCCGGACTGGGACAGACCGGACAACAGAAAAAACTGGTGAAAGCCAATGCTTACCTCTCGGTCGACAAACTGCCCGCTGGCAAGAAGTGCAAGGTGGCGATTGTGCTGACCATCGAGGATGGCTGGCACATCAATCAGAATCCATCCAGCCCTGATTTCCTTGTACCAACGACCTTCAGCATCAAGTCGGCCCAGAACATCAAACTGACCGACATCAAATATCCGGCTGGTCATAAATTTGAAGTGGCAGGCTTCGACGAACCGCTGCTGGTCTACGAAAAGCAGGCCATCATTCGGGGAACGCTGGAAATTCCTGCCTCTGCAGCCGGGAAAGAGGAAGCACTTGAACTGAATATCAAATACCAGGCCTGTAACGATCAAACCTGTATCCGACCGACGACGGTCAGCCTCAAAGGCAAGTTCAAGGTTGCCGCTTCCGGAGAAGCAGTCCGCCAGGTAAATCAGAAATGGTTTAAAACCGAATCCGGCAACTGA
- a CDS encoding AAA family ATPase has product MEVRSQQETASLVKTLHDNISSVLIGKPEVVQLAIVTLLAEGHVLIEDAPGVGKTSLAKAIAKSLDCDYKRVQFTPDMLPSDILGSNVFLPSLGEFEFRKGPIFTNVLLADEINRTPPRTQSALLEAMNEGQVSVEGQTITLDPPFFVLATQNPFEFEGTYPLPENQLDRFMMCIEIGYPERAIEREVLIQHRNGEPVNTLDSVVSLKQLREMQEAVRNVRVDDALTDYILEIVEVTRNHPELTLGVSTRGAITFSQAAQSLAFTEGRDYVIPDDIKKLAVPVLAHRVITRSLVRESQRTRATEIIRQILQKVSVPN; this is encoded by the coding sequence ATGGAAGTTCGCTCCCAGCAGGAAACTGCCAGTCTGGTTAAGACGCTTCATGATAACATCTCCAGTGTGCTCATTGGAAAACCAGAAGTGGTTCAACTGGCAATCGTCACCCTGCTCGCGGAGGGCCATGTTTTAATTGAAGATGCCCCCGGTGTGGGTAAAACCTCGCTGGCCAAGGCAATTGCCAAAAGTCTCGACTGCGACTACAAACGCGTGCAGTTCACGCCGGACATGCTGCCTTCGGATATTCTGGGTTCGAATGTCTTCCTCCCCAGCCTAGGAGAATTCGAATTTCGCAAAGGTCCCATCTTTACCAATGTGCTGCTGGCCGATGAAATCAACCGCACGCCTCCCCGTACACAAAGTGCGTTGCTCGAAGCGATGAACGAGGGGCAGGTCAGTGTGGAAGGGCAGACGATTACGCTGGATCCCCCGTTTTTTGTACTGGCCACACAGAACCCGTTCGAATTTGAAGGCACCTATCCCCTGCCCGAAAACCAACTCGACCGATTCATGATGTGTATCGAGATCGGATATCCCGAACGTGCCATCGAGCGGGAAGTACTGATCCAGCACCGGAACGGTGAACCGGTCAACACGCTGGATTCCGTCGTCTCGCTGAAGCAGTTGCGCGAGATGCAGGAAGCCGTACGGAATGTCCGCGTCGATGATGCACTGACGGACTACATTCTGGAAATTGTCGAAGTCACACGCAATCATCCGGAACTGACGCTGGGAGTCAGTACCCGTGGCGCGATCACGTTTTCCCAGGCGGCCCAGAGTCTTGCCTTTACGGAAGGACGGGACTATGTCATTCCGGATGACATTAAGAAGTTAGCAGTTCCCGTTTTAGCGCATCGTGTGATCACCCGCTCGCTGGTCCGCGAAAGTCAGCGGACACGTGCCACGGAAATTATCCGTCAGATTCTGCAGAAGGTGTCGGTTCCCAATTAA
- a CDS encoding alpha/beta hydrolase family protein gives MPASKPSTDDTFSLSRRNFLQTGCVTVTGLSLLENLVIQELAAAPGSADQSPPALNRFPRMVQEYFVDRVREQEAKTIARLDALKTKADAEAYVESVQKRIREAFGPEPERTPLNAKVTKTTDRDTYTIENIIFESRPGFLVTANLYIPKGITKPVPGVVGTCGHSHNGKAETAYQSFSQGLARKGYVVLIYDPIGQGERIQYSGDDLKSTIGVGVREHLHGGNQQFLVGENLSMWRAWDGVRALDYLLTRKEVDPKQVGVTGNSGGGTMTTWLCGVEPRWTMAAPSCFVTTFRRNMENELPADTEQCPPKVLALELDHADFLAAQAPNPVRILSKERDYFDVRGAREAYLRLKRLYKLLGHEDNVSHFVGPTYHGYSQENREAMYEWFNKATGISDEDKEPKLTIEKDETLWCTPKGSVADLGSKPIHEFTAERSRELAKQRKTKSGAALQSAVAETLRLKHVEGTPDYRILRNRGGKGYPAKYAITYAVETEPGIQAVVYRVSDERLYSRPPQNAGKKATLYLSHVSADAELKEEPLLKTAIQDKERVLYTCDVRGIGESLPDTTNPNSFFTPYGSDYFYAAHSVMLDDPYLGQKTFDALRVLDWLAANGHTDVHLIGRGWGALPATFAALFSPHVKQVTLKNALTSFSDVAETEHYHWPLSTLVPNVLTSFDLPECYADLKRSKGLTQIAPWGAKGADS, from the coding sequence ATGCCGGCCTCAAAACCGTCGACGGACGACACGTTTTCTCTCTCACGACGAAATTTTCTGCAAACAGGATGTGTCACAGTCACCGGCTTGAGCCTGCTCGAAAATCTGGTTATCCAGGAACTGGCAGCAGCCCCCGGTTCAGCAGACCAGAGCCCCCCGGCCCTGAATCGCTTTCCCCGCATGGTCCAGGAATACTTTGTGGACCGCGTCCGGGAACAGGAAGCCAAAACCATCGCACGGCTGGACGCTTTGAAAACCAAAGCCGACGCGGAAGCCTATGTGGAATCGGTCCAGAAACGAATTCGCGAAGCATTCGGCCCCGAACCAGAGCGGACTCCGCTGAATGCGAAGGTCACGAAAACCACCGATCGCGATACCTACACGATTGAAAACATCATTTTCGAAAGTCGCCCCGGTTTTCTGGTGACGGCGAATCTTTACATCCCCAAGGGGATCACCAAACCGGTGCCCGGCGTCGTCGGCACCTGTGGACACTCCCACAACGGCAAAGCGGAAACCGCCTATCAGTCCTTCTCCCAGGGGCTGGCCCGCAAAGGATATGTCGTTCTGATTTACGATCCCATCGGACAGGGCGAACGTATACAGTACAGCGGCGATGATCTGAAATCCACAATCGGCGTTGGCGTCCGCGAACATCTGCACGGGGGTAATCAGCAGTTTCTCGTCGGTGAAAATCTCTCGATGTGGCGTGCCTGGGATGGCGTGCGTGCCCTGGATTATCTGCTGACACGCAAAGAGGTCGACCCCAAGCAGGTCGGTGTGACCGGAAACTCGGGTGGCGGAACCATGACCACCTGGTTGTGTGGTGTAGAACCACGGTGGACAATGGCGGCTCCCAGCTGCTTCGTGACCACTTTCCGCCGCAATATGGAGAATGAACTCCCTGCAGATACCGAACAGTGTCCGCCAAAAGTGCTGGCGCTGGAACTGGATCACGCGGACTTCCTGGCAGCTCAAGCACCTAATCCCGTACGGATCCTCAGTAAAGAGCGAGACTATTTCGATGTCCGCGGGGCACGCGAGGCCTACCTGCGACTCAAACGGCTCTACAAACTGCTGGGCCATGAAGACAACGTCTCGCATTTCGTCGGACCGACTTATCACGGCTACTCGCAGGAAAACCGGGAAGCCATGTATGAATGGTTCAACAAAGCCACCGGAATTTCAGATGAAGACAAAGAGCCCAAGCTGACTATCGAAAAAGATGAGACACTCTGGTGCACCCCCAAAGGTTCCGTCGCCGATCTCGGCTCGAAACCCATTCATGAATTCACCGCCGAGCGCTCGCGGGAACTGGCGAAACAGAGAAAAACAAAATCAGGTGCCGCCCTGCAGTCCGCTGTCGCGGAGACACTCAGGCTGAAGCATGTCGAGGGTACTCCCGATTACCGCATTCTGCGCAATCGCGGCGGCAAGGGTTATCCCGCGAAGTATGCCATCACTTACGCAGTCGAAACCGAACCGGGAATCCAGGCCGTCGTGTACCGGGTCTCCGACGAGCGCCTCTATTCGCGTCCACCTCAGAATGCCGGCAAAAAAGCGACGCTCTACCTCTCACACGTCTCGGCCGATGCTGAACTCAAGGAAGAACCGCTGCTGAAGACCGCCATTCAGGATAAAGAACGCGTACTCTACACCTGCGATGTACGGGGAATCGGGGAATCGCTGCCTGATACCACCAACCCGAATTCCTTCTTCACGCCTTACGGTAGCGACTACTTCTACGCGGCTCACTCTGTAATGCTGGACGATCCCTATCTCGGCCAGAAAACGTTTGACGCCCTGCGTGTCCTCGACTGGCTCGCCGCCAACGGGCATACCGACGTACATCTGATTGGTCGGGGCTGGGGTGCTCTGCCAGCGACCTTTGCCGCCCTGTTTTCACCTCACGTCAAGCAGGTCACGCTGAAAAATGCCCTGACATCCTTCAGTGATGTCGCCGAAACGGAACATTATCACTGGCCCTTATCGACGCTGGTGCCCAATGTACTGACGAGCTTCGATCTACCGGAATGCTATGCTGACCTCAAGCGCAGTAAAGGTTTGACGCAGATCGCTCCCTGGGGAGCAAAAGGTGCTGACAGCTGA
- a CDS encoding AAA family ATPase produces MEASDLEAVEKLHQAYERLLKEVNHVVIGQHKVVEELMISLLAGGHCLLVGVPGLAKTLIVHTLADTLNLSFNRVQFTPDLMPADITGTDVIQEDKITGNRDFKFLAGPVFANVVLADEINRTPPKTQAALLEAMQEHQVTAGGRKHKLPVPFFVLATQNPIEQEGTYPLPEAQLDRFMFEIKVEYPTEEEEFAIVRQTTSDESYAVKKVLELDELLSFQSLVRRVPVADHVIRYAMQFARMTRIIATDDARATDIPDFIREYVSWGAGPRASQNLVLGAKARAILHGRLYVSTDDVRAVAHPVLRHRIITNFNAEADGMSPDKIVDRLIELIPVDSSQEKLDGRLPQVFRSADAR; encoded by the coding sequence ATGGAAGCTTCCGATCTGGAAGCCGTCGAAAAATTACACCAGGCCTACGAACGACTTCTAAAGGAAGTGAACCACGTCGTGATTGGCCAGCACAAGGTCGTCGAGGAGTTGATGATCTCGCTGCTGGCAGGCGGACATTGTCTGCTGGTGGGAGTTCCTGGGCTGGCTAAGACCCTCATCGTCCACACCCTGGCTGACACACTGAACCTCTCGTTCAACCGCGTGCAGTTCACACCCGACCTGATGCCCGCCGACATCACCGGGACTGACGTGATTCAGGAAGACAAAATCACCGGCAACCGCGATTTTAAATTCCTGGCAGGCCCCGTATTTGCCAACGTGGTTCTCGCAGACGAGATTAACCGTACGCCTCCCAAAACACAGGCAGCCCTGCTGGAAGCAATGCAGGAGCACCAGGTCACCGCGGGGGGACGTAAACACAAACTGCCGGTTCCGTTTTTTGTGCTCGCGACACAAAACCCGATCGAACAGGAAGGCACCTATCCGCTGCCCGAAGCGCAGCTCGACCGGTTCATGTTTGAAATCAAGGTCGAGTATCCTACCGAGGAAGAAGAGTTTGCCATCGTCAGGCAGACAACCTCGGATGAATCGTATGCAGTGAAAAAAGTTCTTGAACTGGATGAGCTGCTTTCCTTTCAGTCGCTGGTCCGTCGCGTTCCCGTAGCCGATCATGTGATTCGGTATGCGATGCAGTTCGCCCGCATGACGCGTATCATTGCCACCGACGATGCCCGGGCGACAGACATTCCCGATTTCATTCGCGAATATGTCAGTTGGGGTGCCGGCCCCCGCGCCAGCCAGAACCTGGTCCTGGGTGCCAAAGCCCGGGCGATTTTGCATGGCAGACTGTATGTGAGCACCGACGATGTGCGTGCGGTTGCACATCCGGTACTCCGGCATCGCATCATCACCAATTTCAATGCGGAAGCCGACGGGATGTCTCCCGATAAAATCGTCGATCGCCTGATTGAACTCATCCCCGTCGATTCCTCGCAGGAAAAACTGGATGGACGATTACCACAAGTATTTAGATCCGCAGACGCTCGCTAA
- a CDS encoding DUF58 domain-containing protein has protein sequence MDDYHKYLDPQTLAKVQNLDLAARQIVEGYVSGSHKSPFHGFSAEFAQHREYAVGDDLRYVDWKVYAKSDRYYLKQFEAETNFTCYLLLDCSESMRYKSADAALSKWEYGRLVAAALAYVVIKQQDAAGLCTVSDKVNDFLRPASQPTHLKQIYYTLENTTVAGESGLGKVFHELAERINRRSLIIIISDLFDDLESVLLGLKHFRHRKHDVSLLQVIDPAEQDFPFQEPVLFHGLENLPEQMVEPRALKKAYQEEFEKFLKTVQRGCRDLKLDYSLIRTDQSLDVALSSFLSHRQSRVGS, from the coding sequence ATGGACGATTACCACAAGTATTTAGATCCGCAGACGCTCGCTAAAGTTCAGAACCTGGACCTGGCGGCACGTCAGATTGTGGAAGGCTATGTTTCGGGGTCCCACAAGAGCCCCTTTCACGGCTTCTCCGCTGAATTTGCGCAGCACCGGGAATACGCGGTGGGGGATGACCTGCGTTACGTCGACTGGAAAGTCTACGCCAAGTCGGACCGCTATTATCTGAAACAGTTTGAAGCCGAGACCAACTTCACCTGCTACCTGCTGCTCGACTGCAGCGAATCGATGCGCTACAAGTCCGCGGATGCGGCTCTGTCCAAGTGGGAATATGGTCGGCTGGTCGCTGCAGCCCTGGCATACGTCGTGATCAAACAACAGGACGCCGCGGGATTGTGTACGGTCAGCGACAAGGTAAATGATTTTCTCCGCCCTGCCAGTCAGCCGACGCATCTGAAACAGATTTATTACACGCTCGAAAACACAACTGTCGCCGGTGAATCCGGCCTGGGTAAGGTCTTCCACGAACTGGCCGAACGCATCAACCGCCGCAGCCTGATTATTATCATCAGCGATCTGTTCGATGACCTTGAATCGGTGCTGCTGGGCCTGAAACATTTCCGGCATCGCAAACACGATGTCAGTCTGCTGCAGGTGATCGACCCAGCGGAACAGGACTTCCCCTTCCAGGAACCGGTGCTGTTTCATGGCCTGGAAAATCTGCCCGAACAGATGGTTGAACCCCGGGCTTTGAAGAAAGCCTACCAGGAAGAGTTCGAAAAGTTTCTCAAAACCGTTCAGCGTGGCTGTCGCGATCTGAAACTCGATTACAGCCTGATCCGCACCGATCAGTCGCTGGATGTCGCCCTGTCCTCATTCCTGTCGCATCGTCAGTCCCGCGTCGGTTCTTAA